A DNA window from Canis lupus dingo isolate Sandy chromosome 2, ASM325472v2, whole genome shotgun sequence contains the following coding sequences:
- the CALML5 gene encoding calmodulin-like protein 5, with translation MAEELPPEQVAKFKEVFSRFDKNGDNTINTQELGAVMQALGQDISEDELKMLIAQVDTDGDGVISFQEFLEAMVKRMKSWGSEQEMREVFRAFDLNGDGHISVDELKQAMAKLGELLSQEELDTMIQEADVDKDGQVNYEEFMRILSQK, from the coding sequence ATGGCCGAGGAGCTGCCTCCAGAACAGGTGGCCAAGTTCAAGGAGGTCTTCTCCAGATTTGACAAGAACGGTGACAACACCATCAACACCCAGGAGCTGGGCGCTGTGATGCAGGCCCTGGGCCAGGATATATCAGAGGACGAGCTGAAGATGCTCATCGCCCAGGTGGACACGGACGGCGACGGGGTCATCAGCTTCCAAGAGTTCCTGGAGGCGATGGTCAAGAGGATGAAGTCCTGGGGCAGTGAGCAGGAGATGCGGGAGGTCTTCCGCGCCTTTGACCTGAACGGCGACGGCCACATCAGCGTGGACGAGCTCAAGCAGGCCATGGCCAAGCTGGGCGAGTTGCTGTCCCAGGAGGAGCTGGACACCATGATCCAGGAGGCCGATGTGGACAAGGACGGGCAAGTGAACTACGAAGAGTTCATGCGCATCCTCTCCCAGAAGTGA